One Rhizoctonia solani chromosome 3, complete sequence genomic region harbors:
- a CDS encoding Retrotransposon-derived protein PEG10: MEPEPSIGALLEAIQALSTQVGSLQDQVKAQGEQITQLTALCKETNDLVGDKDQGRAQTKPGPSTGPVTPPTHSGGETLTPGTVRPGLKAPFCPSRGTGFDSEEEEEPRRPKKEPQGTPRRSLSSLTPFDAGSSVKRPKMDLPNPYKGDTRGRKATQWLDRMLLWVALHRDQFDEEEQMVVWILYHMTDKAADWALPVIGAIIKGKGNPPTTILALTAKFKEAFADPDAKRAAARKIAALTQTTTTAEYVTEFRNLMAELDWNEEAYIAQFTRGLHWKVKELLLTKDSVPDELEAIFAASIKIDNIRRENEENRLKKAPAKSPATVATTSTTTTQQVRLSEDPNYVTPEERDRRRASGLCVKCGQKGHGIKQCPNGWKATVKEVAKVAKDKSGKD; encoded by the coding sequence atggaaccagagccgtccattggcgctctcctcgaggctatccaagccctctccacacaagttgggtccctccaggaccaagtcaaggCCCAAGGCGAGCAAATCACTCAGCTCACCGCcttatgcaaggagaccaacgaccttgttggagacaaggaccagggcaGAGCCCAAAcaaagcctggcccatcaactgggcctgtcacccctcctacccactcaggaggggaaaccctcactccaggcacggttaggcctggactcaaggccccgttcTGCCCCTCACGAGGAACAGGATTTGACtccgaggaggaggaagagccaAGACggcccaaaaaagagcctcagGGAACGCCTAGGCGGTCactcagctcccttacccccttcgacgcagggtccagcgtgaaaaggcccaagatggaccttcCCAACCCCTATAagggagacaccaggggacGCAAAGCCACACAATGGCTAGACCGCATGCTGCTCTGGGTAGCCCTAcacagggaccaatttgacgaggaagagcaaatggttgtgtggatactctaccacatgacagataagGCAGCTGATTGGGCACTCCCTGTCATAggagccatcatcaagggcaagggcaacccGCCGACCACTATCttggccttaacggccaaattcaaggaagcatttgcagaccctgatgccaagaGGGCGGCTGCCAGAAAGATTGCTGCGCtaactcagaccacaaccacggctgagtatgtcaccgaattccgcaatctcatggcggaactagATTGGAATGAGGAGGCGTACATCGCCCAAttcacgcgcggccttcactggaaggtcaaggaactcctatTGACCAAAGACAGTGTCCCCGACGAATTGGAGGCTATCTTTGCCGCCTCCATCAAGATTGACAACATTCGTCGGGAgaacgaggagaaccgcctGAAGAAGGCacccgccaagtccccggccaccgtggccactacttccaccactaccacccaaCAGGTCCGcctctcagaggaccccaactacgtaaccccggaggaaagggaccgccgccgcgcatctgGGCTGTGCGTCAAATGTGGGCAAAAGGGCCATGGAATCAAGCAGTgtcccaatggctggaaagccacagtCAAAGAAGTGGCCAAGGTTGCCAAGGAcaagtcgggaaaagattaa
- a CDS encoding Retrotransposable element Tf2 protein, translating to MDNLVDSFEFVSLALDSNKKPLLFIDLYVQNSPAEPLRTLIDSGATSNFISPSVVEKLKIPKTQLENPRVVHLTVSANGHSHSIPFLVCPIGNTPAILGMTWLTAEAPLIDWQQGLVTFPEQIQIASKEEADLDPLADLPSQYHEFARVFGKEEFKVLPPHREYDISIDLVPDAKLSPGPLYGMTDAESKALKQHIDEELATGKIRPSTSSAGAPVMFVKKADGSLRLVVDYRKLNKVTHKNVYPLPRQDDLMAKLRNAKLFTKLDLRWGYNNVRIKEGDEWKTAFRTKYGLFEYLVMPFGLTNAPAAFQHFMNDLFRDLIDVTVVIYLDDILIFSENPEEHPNHVREVLSRLMKNQLFCKLSKCHFHVTMVDYLGIVISPAGFSMDQKKIEAVTTWPTPKTVKQVQAFLGFVNYLRRFIPNFSSVARPLHNLTKKESPWSWGPLEEEAFQELKHLVTRSPVLIHSKPDLPYYLETDASGVAMGAILSQQGEDNRLHPIAYMSKSFSGAKANYDTHDKELLAIIKALEEWRIFLEATDKPVQVFTDHCNLEYWMQARTFNRRHARWRVFLSNFNFEIHYCPGKQSGKPNALSRRSDYTDKPQEPEVMLPAEVFANTSEEELEIVTEIRSKLREDPSLEPIIQFLTEDVDNAPPSIWKAYKDYDWEEDLLWYQGKLVVPDSEALKEQLLREFHDSPLAGHPGQQRTLELLNRNYWWPGMKSSTKEWVECCPTCQANRCAHNPVIALKPLEVPPFPFHTISYDFITGFPKSEGHDAILVVIDLFSKLGHFIPTSKKVSAKGLADLFVSHIWKLHGLPVKTISDRGTTFTGKFLRALYQQLGIKPSFSLAYHPESDGQTERVNQFIEFYLRSYVAADHSDWVKWLPLAEYAYNNAKHSATGKTPFELIYGRNPIMNPSNIPANVPEADLVADTLAREWKEAKAALRMSKERMTRDRGTVPEYSIGEKVWLDGKNVELRTNSNKLDPKRLGPFEVLEKVSSHAYRLKLPETLKIHNVFYVGLLSRAHISPSQPFPEKPPPETIEGEEEYEVEQIIDSKRQRGKWFYLIKWKGYGPEDNSWEPEELLEHSQEEIQQFNKSQLKKARDSAKSL from the exons ATGGACAATCTAGTAGAcagttttgaatttgtatctcttgccttagactcaaataaaaaacccctaTTATTTATCGATCTATATGTCCAGAACtccccggcagaacccctcagAACACTCATAGACTCCGGAGCAACATCAaatttcatctccccctccgtGGTAGAAAAACtaaaaattccaaaaacccaactcgaaaatccacgagtt gttcatctcacggtctcggccaatggccactcccactccattcccttccttgtttgccccataggcaacaccccggctattctaggcatgacatggttaacggcagaagctcctcttattgactggcaacagggattagtcacattccctgaacagatacagattgcctccaaagaagaagcggacCTAGATCCTCTAGCAGATCTCCCCTctcaataccatgagtttgctagagtatttggcaaagaagaatttaaggtcctccccccacacagggagtatgacatatCCATAGACCTGGTTCCAGACGCCAAATTATCCCCAGGTCCCTTATATGGCATGACAGATgcggaatccaaggcactcaaacaacacattgatgaagaactagccacaggcaaaatccgccccagtacctCATCTGCCGGagcccctgtcatgtttgtcaaaaaggctgATGGTTCCCTTAGGCTTGTTGTGGATTACAGAAAGCTCAACAAAGTTacccacaaaaatgtctacccTCTCCCCAGGCAggatgatctcatggccaaattacGAAATGCCAAACTGTTCACGAAGCTTGACCTACgctggggttataacaacgtcagaatcaaagaaggagatgagtggaagacagcattcagaaccaaatacgggctctttgaatatctggtaatgccttttggcctcaccaatgccccagctgccttccaacatttcatgaatgacttgttcagggatctaatcgacgtcacagtggtcatTTACCTGGACGACATCTTGATCTTTTCAGAAAATCCAGAAGAGCACCCTaatcatgtcagggaagtcctgtCGAGACTCATgaaaaaccagttgttctgtaagctgtcaaaatgccacttccacgtaACCATGGTCGACtatcttggcattgtcatatcgcctgctgggttctcaatggaccagaagaaaataGAAGCGGTCACAACCTGGCCCACTCCTAAAACGGTCAAACAAGTTCAGGCTTTCCTAGgctttgtcaattacctccgccggtttattcccaatttcagctcagTCGCGCGCCCCCTCcataacctcaccaaaaaggaatccccctggtcatggggcccCCTAGAAGAAGAAGCTTTTCAGGAGTTAAAACACCTAGTTACTCGGTCACCAGTACTTATCCATTCCAAACCGGATCTCCCCTactaccttgaaacagacgcatcaggggtagccatgggagcaatcctaagtcaacaaggagaggataaCCGCCTTCATCCAATTGCgtatatgtccaaatccttctcAGGAGCCAAAGCCAACTACGATACCCATGACAAAGAGCttctggcaatcatcaaagccctggaggaatggaggatcTTCTTAGAAGCCACGGACAAACCAGTACAGGTGTTCACAGATCATtgcaacctggaatattggatgcaggcaagaaccttcaaccggcgtcatgctagatggcgtgtattcctgagcaatttcaattttgagatacattattgcccaggaaaacaatcaggaaagcccAATGCTTTATCTAGGAGATCAGATTACACGGATAAGCCCCAGGAACCGGAAGTTATGCTACCAGCCgaggtatttgccaacacatcagaagaggaacttgaaattgtcacggaaataCGCTCCAAGCTAAGGGAAGATCCATCCCTTGAGcctatcatccaattcctaacTGAAGACGTGGATAACGCTCCTCCCTCCATTTGGAAGGCTTACAAGGATtacgactgggaggaagatctactatggtatcaaggGAAACTTGTGGTCCCGGACTCAGAAGCCCTGAAGGAACAattactcagggaattccatgactcgcCACTAGCGGGTCACCCAGGCCAGCAAAGGACCTTGGAGCTCTTGAaccgcaactactggtggccaggaatgaagtcatcaaccaaggaatgggtagaatgctgcCCCACTTGTCAAGCCAATCGTTGTGCCCACAACCCGGTCATagccctaaaacccttagaagttcccccctttccatttcacaccatctcctacgacttcatcacgggttttcccaagtcagaagGACATGATGCAATCCTGGTAGTTATTGATTTGTTCTCCAAGTtaggccacttcatccctaccTCAAAGAAGGTGTCAGCAAAGGGTTTGGCTGATCTCTTTGTCTCCCACATCTGGAAACTTCATGGGCTCCCCGTCAAAACAATATCAGATCGAGGGACTacattcacagggaaattccttaGGGCTCTCTACCAACAATTAGGGATTAAaccttccttctccttggcctatcACCCTGAATCAGACGGCCAGACGGAACGTGTCAACCAATTCATCGAGTTCTACCTAAGATCTTACGTAGCAGCGGATCATTCAGATTGGGTTAAGTGGTTACCACTTGCGGAGTAtgcctataacaacgccaagcaCTCAGCTACTGGAAAAACCCCATTCGAATTAATTTATGGCAGAAACCCAATCATGAATCCGTCAAACATTCCTgcaaacgtcccagaagcagaccttgtgGCAGATACCTTAGccagggaatggaaggaagccaaagcagccctcagaatgagcaaagaacggatgacAAGGGATAGAGGAACAGTCCCGGAATATTCAATAggggaaaaagtctggctagatgggaAAAACGTAGAACTTAggacaaattccaacaagCTAGACCCCAAGCGACTAGGTCCCTTCGAGgtattagagaaggtatccagtcacgcgtaccgcctcaaacTACCAGAAACTCTtaaaatccacaacgtattctatgtgggTTTGCTATCCAGGGCACAcatatccccaagtcaaccatttccagaaaaaccccctcctgaaacaatagaaggggaagaagagtatgaggtgGAGCAAATTATcgactccaaaagacaacgagggaaatggttctacctaatcaaatggaagggttatggcccggaagacaattcctgggaaccggaagaactcctagagcacagccaagaggagatccaacaattcaacaagtcacaactgaaaaaggctcgtgactccgccaagagcctttaa